From the genome of Lentisphaera araneosa HTCC2155, one region includes:
- a CDS encoding sulfatase family protein: MKKVLSVCLAVMFSAKLVSAEIKMPKKLKSKKPNIVFFLTDDHRFDALGFMGHPFLKTPHLDKLAAQGAHMKNAFVTTSLCSPSRASILTGKYAHSHGVIDNYNDVDPTLLFFPQYLQKVGYETGFIGKWHMGDSNEPQRGFDHWAAFRGQGTYYADGHGASRVVPQNNYDGYNVNGKKVPQLGYITDELTDMSIDWLNNRKQKEKPFFMYVSHKGVHSDFVARDEDRGIYKDKPWTPPSTYANTPENRKNKPMWLINQRNSRHGSDYGYNLENFDVTFYFKRYSEALIPIDDAVGRTIEHLRKMGELDNTLFVYMGDNGFQFGEQGLIDKRTAYEASMRVPMIMRYPKAFKGGTVVDEIVANIDIAPTILEAAGLATPEQMHGESFWKILQGKEIPWRDYLLYEYLWEWNYPQTPTIHAVRGDQYKYIRYHGVWDTDELYDLVNDPDEKNNLIKVPEHQERIAEMKNRMFAILTSTDGKSIPLKKDKGRQFFNRLKGKAEQGEFPKWYYDKMIPVTK; encoded by the coding sequence ATGAAGAAAGTACTGAGTGTCTGTTTAGCTGTAATGTTTTCAGCTAAACTTGTGTCGGCAGAAATAAAAATGCCCAAGAAACTAAAATCAAAAAAACCAAATATCGTCTTTTTTCTGACCGATGATCATCGCTTTGATGCATTAGGTTTTATGGGGCACCCCTTCCTCAAAACACCCCATCTCGATAAACTTGCGGCCCAAGGCGCTCACATGAAAAATGCCTTTGTGACCACTTCACTTTGTTCACCGAGTCGTGCTTCTATTCTAACGGGTAAATATGCCCATAGTCATGGTGTGATTGACAATTACAATGATGTTGACCCCACTTTACTTTTCTTTCCGCAATACCTCCAAAAAGTAGGTTATGAAACAGGCTTTATTGGCAAATGGCATATGGGCGATTCCAATGAACCACAACGAGGTTTTGATCACTGGGCGGCCTTCAGAGGGCAGGGTACTTACTACGCAGATGGTCACGGTGCCAGTCGCGTTGTACCACAGAACAATTATGATGGTTATAATGTGAATGGTAAGAAGGTTCCTCAGTTGGGCTACATCACCGATGAACTCACTGACATGTCTATTGACTGGCTCAATAACCGCAAGCAAAAAGAAAAGCCTTTTTTCATGTATGTTTCACATAAGGGTGTGCACTCAGATTTTGTGGCTCGTGATGAAGATAGAGGTATATACAAAGACAAACCTTGGACACCGCCAAGCACTTACGCCAATACTCCTGAAAACCGTAAGAATAAACCCATGTGGCTCATAAATCAGCGCAATAGCCGTCATGGTTCTGACTATGGTTACAACCTCGAAAATTTTGATGTAACTTTTTACTTCAAACGCTATAGCGAAGCACTCATTCCCATTGATGATGCCGTAGGTCGCACAATTGAGCACCTCAGAAAAATGGGTGAATTGGATAATACTTTATTTGTCTACATGGGCGATAATGGTTTCCAGTTTGGTGAGCAAGGTCTCATTGACAAAAGAACCGCTTATGAAGCCTCTATGCGCGTTCCTATGATCATGCGCTATCCAAAAGCCTTCAAGGGTGGAACAGTCGTTGATGAAATCGTAGCGAATATTGATATTGCTCCAACAATTCTCGAAGCGGCTGGCTTAGCAACACCTGAGCAAATGCATGGTGAGAGTTTCTGGAAAATCCTCCAGGGAAAAGAAATTCCCTGGCGTGATTACCTTCTTTATGAATACCTCTGGGAATGGAACTACCCACAAACTCCAACCATCCACGCTGTTCGTGGTGATCAGTACAAGTATATTCGCTACCATGGCGTCTGGGACACAGATGAACTCTATGACCTTGTGAACGATCCTGACGAGAAAAACAATCTCATTAAAGTTCCTGAGCATCAGGAAAGAATCGCCGAAATGAAAAACCGTATGTTCGCTATTTTAACTTCAACTGATGGCAAAAGTATTCCTTTGAAAAAGGATAAGGGACGTCAGTTCTTTAACCGCCTCAAAGGCAAAGCCGAGCAGGGCGAGTTCCCCAAATGGTATTATGATAAAATGATTCCTGTAACTAAATAA
- a CDS encoding sulfatase-like hydrolase/transferase, which yields MKKIIIYLLFMTTLVAQDKPNIVFIIIDDFGYADSEPYGAKDIKTPGINELAKDGLKFTNFYANAPVCSPTRCAFITGRWQQRSGFEWALGYGGTNSQLKNGQYEAVTDIHGIGLLPEKNHLPKLLKKAGYKTGAFGKWHLGSQDKFNPIHHGFDEYYGPLLGHCDYYTYKYYDDTYTLREGAKVIKDSGYLTTNINERAVDFIDRHADKPFFMYVPHMAVHSPYQSADKKPKQITKTNLNDGNRADYAAMVEEVDKGVEMIIAKLKEKKIFHKTLFVVSSDNGGAHFSDNAPLFHRKTTLFEGGIRVPCIMHWPEKIGKGVVSDQIAITMDLSKTFLALAGIDEPSYDGINLLPMMTDKNNKVERTLFWRSNSKARRQKAVRMGKWKYILDVNCELLYNLENDIAENKNLFYQRPEIVQQMKQKLASWEREMDQHQPPFKVR from the coding sequence ATGAAAAAAATAATCATTTACCTTTTGTTCATGACGACGCTCGTCGCTCAGGACAAACCCAATATCGTTTTTATTATAATAGATGACTTTGGCTATGCCGATAGTGAGCCCTATGGCGCAAAAGATATTAAAACTCCTGGCATCAATGAGCTGGCTAAGGATGGACTTAAATTTACAAATTTTTATGCCAATGCCCCCGTGTGTTCACCAACGCGCTGCGCTTTCATCACCGGTCGCTGGCAACAACGTTCTGGCTTTGAGTGGGCGCTTGGTTATGGCGGGACAAATTCTCAACTCAAAAACGGTCAATATGAAGCTGTTACGGACATTCATGGAATAGGGCTTTTACCTGAGAAAAATCATCTGCCTAAATTACTGAAAAAAGCCGGTTATAAGACGGGCGCTTTTGGTAAGTGGCACCTTGGATCACAAGATAAGTTTAATCCCATTCATCACGGCTTTGATGAATATTACGGACCACTTTTAGGGCACTGCGATTATTACACATACAAGTACTACGATGATACTTACACCCTTCGCGAAGGGGCAAAGGTGATTAAGGACTCCGGATATTTGACGACAAACATCAACGAACGTGCCGTAGATTTTATTGATAGGCATGCGGACAAACCTTTCTTCATGTATGTGCCTCACATGGCAGTTCACAGTCCTTATCAATCAGCAGATAAAAAGCCGAAGCAAATCACCAAAACTAACCTAAATGACGGTAATAGAGCAGATTATGCTGCCATGGTTGAAGAAGTTGACAAGGGCGTAGAAATGATCATTGCCAAGTTGAAAGAGAAGAAGATTTTTCACAAGACTTTATTTGTGGTCAGCAGTGATAATGGTGGGGCGCATTTCTCTGATAACGCACCGCTCTTTCACCGTAAGACCACTCTTTTTGAAGGGGGCATCAGAGTTCCTTGTATTATGCATTGGCCTGAAAAAATTGGTAAAGGTGTCGTTAGTGATCAAATCGCCATCACCATGGATTTGTCCAAAACATTTTTAGCTCTCGCGGGAATCGATGAGCCGTCCTACGATGGTATTAACCTTCTCCCTATGATGACAGATAAAAACAATAAGGTCGAGAGAACTTTATTTTGGCGCTCCAATAGTAAAGCCAGAAGGCAAAAAGCCGTACGCATGGGCAAATGGAAATATATCCTGGATGTAAACTGTGAGCTGCTTTACAACCTGGAAAACGATATTGCAGAAAACAAAAACCTCTTTTATCAACGTCCGGAAATCGTTCAGCAAATGAAGCAGAAACTAGCCTCATGGGAACGCGAAATGGATCAGCATCAGCCCCCATTCAAAGTTAGGTAA
- a CDS encoding DUF1552 domain-containing protein encodes MRSKINRRNFLRGSGAAIALPSLASMNFKAFGSSKSKQTSPAKRAIFISMGFGVTQETWYPDQAQKGADYKLPAGLKPLAKHKSDFTVVQGCRHEHHYGPHNGSTNWLTGANRYAIPGQNMANSISLDQVIAQQLGHATRFASLPLTSSDVKSGGHGPGLSLSWDEKGKPIGGTKDPLQLFHKLFSADDTPLEQRQEAIRHNQSVLDTVLMDAKRVQRGLSKDDQDKLDEYFTGIRDIETQLRKDEDWLTVPKVQAPISEPKSGLQGKAEIEMMYKLMNAALQTDSTRAITYRLPVGSLLKSLDIGMNPHTLSHYAPGVRMEASQKRDQANTALLAGLIDQLKRTKEANGSSLFDNTTVVFGGGTRSIHYIDNVPTIITGRGSNLKLGQNLVLPEHTPLCNVWLTLLQGMGIKAASHGDSTGVIKELQA; translated from the coding sequence ATGAGATCCAAAATCAATCGTCGCAATTTTTTACGTGGTTCAGGCGCAGCTATTGCCTTGCCAAGCCTAGCGTCTATGAATTTTAAAGCTTTTGGCAGTTCAAAATCGAAACAAACGAGCCCTGCCAAGCGAGCCATATTTATTAGCATGGGTTTTGGTGTCACCCAGGAAACCTGGTATCCCGACCAAGCACAGAAGGGAGCAGATTATAAACTTCCTGCCGGTTTGAAGCCTCTGGCAAAGCACAAATCAGATTTTACTGTCGTTCAAGGCTGTCGTCATGAACATCATTATGGTCCTCATAATGGCAGTACCAATTGGCTCACGGGTGCTAATCGTTATGCCATTCCGGGTCAAAATATGGCCAATAGTATCTCACTCGATCAGGTTATAGCTCAACAGCTGGGGCATGCGACGCGTTTTGCATCTTTGCCTTTGACGAGTTCTGACGTTAAAAGTGGAGGTCACGGACCGGGTCTCTCTTTATCCTGGGATGAGAAAGGTAAACCCATCGGCGGCACGAAAGATCCCCTTCAGCTTTTTCATAAACTTTTCTCGGCTGATGATACACCTTTGGAGCAACGTCAGGAAGCAATTCGCCACAACCAAAGTGTTTTAGATACAGTTTTGATGGATGCCAAGCGCGTGCAACGCGGTCTTTCTAAAGACGACCAGGATAAATTAGATGAATATTTTACAGGCATTCGCGATATCGAGACACAATTGAGAAAGGATGAAGACTGGCTCACTGTACCTAAGGTACAGGCTCCCATATCAGAGCCGAAGTCCGGTTTACAAGGTAAAGCTGAAATCGAAATGATGTATAAATTGATGAACGCCGCACTGCAGACCGACAGTACTCGAGCTATCACTTATCGACTTCCTGTCGGAAGCCTTTTAAAAAGTTTGGATATAGGTATGAACCCCCACACCCTGAGTCATTATGCACCGGGGGTACGCATGGAGGCATCACAAAAAAGAGATCAGGCCAACACAGCTTTACTGGCGGGTTTGATTGATCAGTTAAAAAGAACTAAAGAGGCCAATGGCTCCAGTTTATTTGATAATACCACGGTCGTTTTTGGCGGTGGTACAAGAAGTATTCACTACATCGATAATGTTCCAACGATTATCACCGGCCGTGGATCCAATCTAAAACTAGGTCAAAACCTGGTTCTTCCTGAGCATACACCACTTTGCAATGTCTGGCTCACTTTACTTCAGGGAATGGGCATTAAAGCCGCCAGTCACGGAGATAGTACGGGTGTTATTAAGGAGCTTCAGGCGTGA
- a CDS encoding DUF1592 domain-containing protein, whose product MKKFLSYLSLMGALSLQADKAVLPEKNFDFLANYCLNCHGEEKQEGNVNLEDLEFYIQNLKDAETWQKVLHSINAGEMPPEDKKQPKNQEKADFLDDLSKTMVVARKVLSDSGGKITMSRLNRREYQNTIKALTGTTVDVELLPTDESAGRFDTVGSSLFISSDQFKEYLKLGSLAIDEMFARQSNSASKISRVEPEKVYNPQADKVIKNATYRQEQFRKWQVGVDKAAKDPQNKEIVEKILKGKKKVTARTIYSSANLLKGAPNAKDYGFKDAQQASSANPAIDRANLALYKHFASLPQRDSGLYLMKAHGIGRIDIGSRKLQPGKYTLRIRAAALDDAPAERRFIDIGHPQVETGQQKGILSGAPIATRHVNGTMDSPEIIEVPIEIGMNTTKQFAVQEKQHNDNLKAAWGIHIIERKKNGYGIPPAIWVDWLELEGPHKEESPMDWWVEEQSSLTETERAKKILMRFIYKAFRGQKPSKEYFYALVKLFEKNRAAGDAFDVAIREPLSVVLASPGFIYLNEPSVEEGRRKLNDRELAIRLAYFLWSSPPDNELMSLAAKKQLSDPKVLNQQVARMIADPRADKFVSGFLHQWLDMERLDFFQFDTTVYNEFDEATREASRKEVYESFAYLMRHETEGQIANLLNSDYVIINPLMASYYGVEGVTGNEYRKVNLPQGSPRGGLLGMAAINAMGSDGIESSPVERGAWVLRHLLNEPPPPAPANVPQLSDVKGTNLTTRQKLIAHQAEPQCASCHRKIDPIGFGLENFDPIGKWREKEFAIKHGKYKRKSKDGHKIDTSGELHKGPQFANYFELREIIAKREADFAKGFTEHLIEYALGRPFGFTDEDLVNEVLASAKENDYQVSSFIEALVNSAPFKQK is encoded by the coding sequence GTGAAGAAATTTCTCTCTTATTTAAGCCTAATGGGTGCCTTGAGCCTTCAGGCTGACAAAGCTGTTCTTCCTGAAAAAAACTTTGACTTTCTGGCTAACTACTGTCTCAATTGCCATGGCGAGGAAAAGCAGGAGGGTAATGTAAATCTCGAGGATCTGGAGTTTTATATTCAAAACCTCAAAGATGCCGAAACCTGGCAAAAAGTACTTCACAGTATCAATGCAGGTGAAATGCCGCCAGAAGATAAAAAGCAGCCGAAAAATCAAGAGAAAGCGGACTTTTTGGATGACCTGTCCAAAACCATGGTTGTTGCGCGTAAAGTCTTGTCCGATTCAGGCGGAAAGATCACCATGAGTAGACTTAATCGCCGTGAGTACCAGAATACAATTAAAGCTTTAACGGGTACGACTGTTGATGTGGAGCTACTTCCCACAGACGAAAGTGCCGGGCGCTTTGATACGGTTGGTTCTTCACTGTTTATTTCCAGTGATCAGTTTAAAGAGTATTTAAAATTAGGTAGTTTGGCTATTGATGAAATGTTTGCTCGTCAGTCAAATTCAGCAAGTAAAATTTCTCGAGTGGAGCCAGAGAAAGTTTATAATCCACAAGCAGACAAAGTGATTAAAAACGCTACATATCGCCAGGAGCAATTTAGAAAATGGCAAGTTGGTGTGGATAAGGCCGCCAAAGACCCTCAGAATAAAGAGATAGTTGAGAAAATTCTAAAGGGTAAGAAAAAAGTCACTGCAAGGACAATTTACTCAAGTGCCAACTTGTTAAAGGGGGCGCCCAATGCAAAGGACTATGGTTTTAAGGATGCTCAGCAGGCGTCCAGTGCTAACCCTGCAATTGATCGTGCCAACTTAGCTCTTTATAAGCATTTTGCCTCTTTGCCTCAACGAGATAGCGGCTTGTATTTAATGAAGGCGCATGGGATTGGACGCATCGATATCGGGTCAAGGAAATTGCAGCCAGGGAAATATACTTTGAGAATTCGTGCAGCAGCCCTTGATGATGCTCCTGCAGAAAGGCGCTTTATTGACATAGGTCATCCCCAGGTTGAAACAGGTCAGCAAAAAGGCATTCTTTCTGGAGCCCCCATTGCAACACGCCATGTAAACGGCACGATGGATTCGCCTGAGATTATTGAAGTCCCTATTGAAATAGGCATGAATACTACCAAACAATTTGCCGTGCAGGAAAAGCAACACAACGACAATCTTAAGGCTGCCTGGGGAATACATATTATCGAAAGAAAGAAAAATGGCTACGGTATTCCACCTGCTATTTGGGTTGATTGGCTTGAGTTAGAGGGCCCTCATAAAGAAGAGAGTCCCATGGACTGGTGGGTTGAGGAACAATCAAGTCTCACTGAAACGGAGCGTGCTAAAAAGATTTTGATGCGCTTTATTTATAAGGCCTTCCGTGGTCAGAAACCAAGTAAAGAATATTTTTATGCCTTGGTTAAACTCTTCGAAAAGAATCGTGCCGCAGGCGATGCTTTTGATGTAGCCATACGCGAACCCTTGAGCGTTGTCTTAGCTTCTCCCGGTTTTATCTACCTAAATGAGCCAAGTGTAGAAGAGGGACGCCGTAAACTAAATGATCGCGAATTGGCGATTCGTTTAGCTTATTTCCTCTGGAGCTCGCCCCCGGATAATGAACTCATGAGTCTAGCTGCAAAAAAGCAGCTCAGTGATCCCAAAGTCCTTAATCAACAAGTCGCCCGTATGATCGCTGATCCACGTGCAGATAAGTTTGTCTCCGGCTTTCTCCATCAGTGGCTGGACATGGAACGCCTCGATTTTTTTCAGTTCGACACCACCGTTTACAATGAATTCGACGAAGCCACTCGCGAGGCTTCCCGTAAAGAAGTTTACGAGAGTTTTGCCTACCTCATGCGCCATGAAACTGAAGGACAAATTGCTAATCTTCTCAATAGTGACTATGTCATTATCAACCCATTGATGGCTTCATATTATGGTGTTGAGGGTGTGACGGGCAATGAATATCGCAAAGTTAATTTACCCCAAGGTTCACCTCGAGGTGGCTTGCTCGGTATGGCAGCGATCAATGCCATGGGCAGTGACGGCATAGAAAGTAGTCCCGTGGAACGTGGTGCCTGGGTTCTGCGCCATTTACTCAATGAGCCTCCACCTCCGGCACCGGCTAATGTACCGCAACTTTCTGATGTGAAAGGGACAAACCTCACTACGCGACAAAAACTCATAGCTCACCAGGCAGAGCCGCAATGTGCCAGCTGCCACAGAAAGATTGACCCCATCGGTTTTGGTCTGGAGAATTTCGACCCCATTGGTAAGTGGCGTGAAAAGGAGTTTGCTATCAAACACGGTAAGTATAAAAGAAAATCCAAAGATGGTCATAAAATTGATACCTCTGGGGAGCTTCACAAGGGGCCGCAATTTGCCAATTACTTTGAACTGCGCGAGATCATCGCTAAGCGCGAAGCTGATTTTGCTAAAGGTTTCACTGAGCATCTTATCGAATACGCCCTGGGTCGTCCCTTCGGCTTTACTGATGAGGATCTAGTTAATGAAGTGCTGGCAAGCGCCAAAGAAAATGATTATCAGGTCAGCAGCTTTATAGAAGCTTTGGTAAACAGTGCGCCCTTTAAACAGAAATAA
- a CDS encoding BlaI/MecI/CopY family transcriptional regulator has protein sequence MDKKNLSESEWTVMEVLWEQSPQTAKDVKIALEEPKQWAINTVRTLLTRLVNKGALETADNQSGVTTFKPLISHENCIRAESQSFLKRIFGGSSMPLLVHFSQNADLSEDDVEELKKILDESVKNKQVNKDK, from the coding sequence ATGGATAAAAAAAATCTCTCTGAATCAGAATGGACAGTTATGGAAGTCTTGTGGGAGCAGTCACCGCAAACAGCTAAGGATGTTAAGATCGCCTTGGAAGAGCCCAAGCAGTGGGCGATAAATACAGTGAGGACATTATTGACAAGGCTGGTCAATAAGGGCGCTCTTGAAACAGCAGACAATCAATCCGGTGTGACGACTTTTAAACCCTTGATCTCTCATGAAAATTGTATTCGCGCAGAAAGCCAGTCGTTTTTAAAACGCATATTCGGAGGGTCTTCCATGCCGCTATTGGTACACTTTTCCCAAAATGCCGATCTTTCAGAGGATGACGTTGAAGAATTAAAGAAAATTCTCGATGAATCGGTAAAAAATAAACAGGTTAATAAGGATAAATGA
- a CDS encoding M56 family metallopeptidase: MTVINDLFEWVVTSSLHGSILILTILLIQGIFKKWLTSSWRYALWLPLILTFFLPKWDLLPSHYGVSIDSKPVIVQNSIQQSFLSQTDQPDSGLDTRAGTISKPVNGKESSPGESYLPLVWFSVSLLLSILVLGSFFSMRRQIQLSSRPVSRKLLLRIETLSKNIGLRNPPKVIISPSVNGPAVCGLWRPALMLSEWFEDELTEEEQNMILGHELMHIRRWDLPINALFYFIVILNWFNPLLWIAFYKIGIDREAACDEQLIGSSQWSSVEYGKVLLNMNSKQSFSGLALGFVGILNNSHSLRYRIRQIASQQQLNSSFKPFFLIVIVFFVVWGLVKPKLIAAEQTFNSESVIERISQMGKSSRKDQAFIKGLFHKYAKEIEPLKNSDQKIQLNQNLIAGKLSREEYNNFQKHRFGLGESRKGQGLAFFRTNENTYGKLYYTWGIGHKIHIQEVIVYDKNSQEKQLKSLSKLVLSSAGHADLDLALGSGIPGFRKAVNNGTYNPDIHCSSWDGVDDARAYLRSESGGVLLFPIWTPN, from the coding sequence ATGACAGTAATCAACGATCTGTTTGAATGGGTTGTGACATCCAGTCTGCATGGTTCCATTCTTATACTAACAATACTGTTAATACAAGGGATCTTTAAAAAGTGGCTGACGTCGAGCTGGCGCTATGCACTTTGGCTACCGCTCATCCTTACATTCTTTCTGCCAAAGTGGGATCTGCTTCCTAGTCATTATGGCGTTTCTATTGACTCAAAACCTGTGATAGTTCAAAATTCCATACAGCAATCTTTTTTAAGTCAAACAGATCAGCCGGACTCAGGTTTGGATACCAGGGCAGGGACTATTTCGAAACCAGTTAATGGCAAGGAGTCATCTCCGGGAGAGTCATACCTGCCACTAGTTTGGTTTAGTGTATCACTGCTTTTATCCATACTTGTACTGGGGTCCTTTTTCTCTATGAGACGTCAAATTCAGCTGAGTTCACGACCCGTAAGTCGCAAGCTGCTTCTCCGCATAGAGACATTATCAAAAAATATAGGTTTGCGTAACCCGCCCAAAGTCATTATTTCCCCGAGTGTCAATGGTCCAGCAGTCTGCGGCTTGTGGCGTCCGGCTCTGATGCTCAGTGAGTGGTTTGAAGATGAACTTACGGAAGAGGAACAAAATATGATCCTGGGGCATGAATTGATGCACATTCGCCGCTGGGACCTGCCGATAAACGCGCTCTTTTATTTTATTGTTATACTAAATTGGTTTAACCCTTTGCTATGGATTGCCTTTTATAAAATTGGCATTGATAGAGAAGCGGCATGTGATGAGCAGCTTATAGGCAGCTCACAATGGAGTAGCGTTGAGTATGGCAAAGTTCTCTTAAATATGAACTCAAAACAAAGCTTTAGTGGACTGGCTCTTGGTTTCGTGGGGATTCTTAATAATTCACACTCCTTGCGTTATAGAATTCGTCAGATTGCTTCGCAGCAGCAATTAAACTCTTCGTTTAAGCCATTTTTCCTTATTGTCATAGTCTTTTTTGTAGTATGGGGATTGGTCAAACCTAAACTCATTGCTGCAGAGCAAACTTTCAATTCAGAAAGTGTCATTGAGAGAATTTCACAGATGGGCAAGTCAAGTAGGAAGGATCAGGCTTTTATAAAAGGCCTTTTTCATAAGTACGCTAAGGAAATTGAGCCTCTTAAGAATAGTGATCAAAAAATACAACTTAATCAAAACCTGATCGCGGGGAAATTGTCGAGAGAGGAATATAATAATTTTCAAAAGCACCGTTTTGGTTTAGGGGAATCTCGCAAGGGGCAGGGCCTTGCTTTTTTTCGTACAAATGAAAACACTTATGGCAAACTGTACTATACTTGGGGCATAGGTCATAAAATACATATTCAAGAAGTCATCGTTTACGATAAAAACTCTCAAGAGAAGCAACTCAAGTCTTTAAGTAAGCTAGTGTTGTCTTCAGCAGGCCATGCCGATTTAGACTTAGCTTTGGGCTCTGGAATTCCAGGTTTTCGAAAAGCCGTTAACAATGGCACCTATAATCCCGATATTCACTGTAGTTCTTGGGATGGAGTAGATGACGCAAGAGCTTACCTCAGAAGTGAGAGTGGAGGAGTTCTTTTATTTCCTATTTGGACTCCAAATTAA
- a CDS encoding sulfatase, translating into MKNILFLIILTLATLNAADKPNVLIIAVDDLNDWIGVMGGHPQAKTPNIDRLANRGMLFTNAHCQSPVCGPSRGSMMSSLYPSTTGIYFLGPGLKDSPKTKNHLVMPSRFEDEGYQLSAAGKLCGGRGENKKYFKEYGGDFGGFGPLPKKKISSFPGMRLWDWGVYPEREEQTPDAKIAAWGVNKLTQNYEKPFFMGVGFYRPHVPQFAPQKWFDMYPLETIQMPKMREADIADIPQYGIDLTREKHVAPTYEWALKNNEEKKLVQSYLACVSFVDAQIGKVLDALDAGPHKENTFVVLYSDHGFHLGEKERYAKRSIWEDGTRVPMIISGPGLKPGVSHKPTQLLDIYPTLLELTGLKADSKLEGHSLVALLRNPQSEWPHYARSSFGPGNYAIISERYRFIQYNDGSEEFYDHSKDTHEWSNQINNPEYASIIAKHRLQVPRERAPILGENWTGHKAYDAAEQNK; encoded by the coding sequence ATGAAAAATATACTATTCCTAATCATACTGACTTTAGCTACCTTAAACGCTGCTGATAAACCTAACGTTTTGATCATAGCAGTGGATGACCTCAATGATTGGATAGGTGTCATGGGTGGTCACCCCCAGGCAAAAACACCAAACATTGATCGTCTAGCAAACCGGGGAATGCTTTTTACAAATGCTCATTGTCAGTCACCTGTTTGTGGCCCTTCAAGAGGGAGCATGATGTCATCTCTGTACCCAAGTACCACAGGTATTTATTTTTTAGGCCCGGGTTTGAAAGATTCGCCAAAGACGAAAAATCATCTAGTCATGCCCAGTCGCTTTGAAGACGAAGGCTATCAGCTAAGTGCTGCAGGTAAGCTGTGTGGAGGCCGTGGGGAAAATAAAAAATATTTTAAGGAATACGGCGGTGATTTTGGTGGCTTTGGTCCTCTTCCTAAAAAGAAAATCTCTTCATTTCCAGGGATGAGATTGTGGGATTGGGGTGTTTACCCAGAACGTGAGGAGCAAACGCCGGACGCAAAAATTGCCGCATGGGGCGTGAATAAACTCACGCAAAACTACGAGAAGCCCTTCTTTATGGGTGTTGGGTTTTACCGTCCACATGTACCTCAATTCGCGCCACAGAAATGGTTTGATATGTATCCTTTGGAGACTATACAAATGCCAAAGATGAGGGAGGCTGATATAGCAGATATACCTCAATACGGCATCGATCTAACGCGAGAAAAACACGTAGCTCCCACTTATGAATGGGCTCTAAAAAATAATGAAGAGAAGAAGCTCGTACAATCTTACCTCGCTTGCGTTTCTTTTGTCGATGCGCAGATAGGAAAAGTTTTAGATGCCCTGGATGCCGGCCCCCACAAGGAGAATACTTTCGTCGTGCTCTATAGTGATCATGGCTTTCACTTGGGAGAAAAAGAACGCTATGCCAAGCGCAGCATTTGGGAAGATGGAACTCGTGTTCCTATGATTATCTCCGGCCCGGGACTTAAGCCTGGCGTAAGTCATAAGCCAACACAGCTTCTCGATATATACCCAACACTACTGGAACTCACGGGGCTTAAAGCCGACTCCAAACTTGAAGGACACTCCCTCGTAGCGCTTTTGCGAAACCCGCAAAGTGAATGGCCCCATTATGCACGTTCGAGTTTTGGACCGGGTAATTATGCCATTATCTCTGAACGCTATCGCTTTATTCAATACAATGATGGGTCTGAAGAGTTTTATGATCATAGCAAAGATACTCATGAATGGAGTAATCAGATCAATAATCCGGAGTACGCTTCTATTATTGCTAAGCACCGTTTACAGGTGCCCCGGGAGCGAGCTCCTATTCTCGGTGAAAATTGGACAGGTCATAAAGCATACGACGCAGCGGAGCAGAATAAGTAA